Proteins encoded in a region of the Stieleria neptunia genome:
- a CDS encoding ISAzo13 family transposase, with protein sequence MSVRVGGDPDEPDVVYTNLASTEMAEKAAEAGTPVSDKTVSAWLNSLKIGFRKMIKTISGGLSADREQQFDLIAGHVESYQAAGNPVFSIDTKSKEFLGRLYRAGRIRTTEPIEAFDHDFPSWADGVVIPHGIYDIGRNAGHVNIGLSHETSRFATDSLKWYWNRIGKRCYPDTNSILLLCDCGGSNSASKYIFKHYLQKLVDTIGIEIRVAHYPSYCSKYNPIERRFFPHLGRACSGMLFDKLETVVKLMRNTSTRTGLRTTVNVLRGLYETGENATATMKAALRTVFDEQIPRWNYRFSPINRH encoded by the coding sequence TTGAGCGTTCGTGTTGGAGGCGATCCTGATGAGCCCGACGTGGTTTACACAAACCTGGCCTCCACTGAAATGGCTGAGAAGGCGGCCGAGGCCGGCACCCCTGTGAGCGACAAGACGGTCTCCGCTTGGCTGAATAGCTTGAAGATCGGTTTTCGAAAAATGATCAAAACTATTTCCGGTGGCTTGTCAGCGGATCGCGAGCAGCAGTTTGATCTCATCGCAGGACATGTGGAGAGCTATCAGGCTGCCGGCAATCCGGTCTTTTCGATCGACACAAAAAGCAAAGAATTCCTGGGCCGTCTTTACCGGGCCGGTCGCATTCGCACCACAGAGCCCATTGAAGCGTTCGACCACGACTTTCCGAGTTGGGCTGATGGCGTTGTGATTCCTCACGGAATCTACGACATCGGACGAAATGCTGGGCACGTCAACATTGGACTCTCTCACGAGACGAGTCGCTTCGCGACCGATAGCCTCAAATGGTACTGGAACCGGATAGGGAAACGTTGTTATCCGGATACCAATTCCATTTTGCTATTGTGCGATTGCGGCGGTAGCAACTCAGCTTCAAAATACATCTTCAAGCACTACCTTCAAAAGTTGGTCGACACGATCGGCATCGAAATTCGGGTAGCCCACTATCCAAGCTACTGTTCAAAATACAATCCGATTGAACGCCGTTTTTTTCCGCATCTTGGACGTGCTTGCTCCGGGATGCTTTTCGATAAGTTGGAAACAGTTGTCAAGTTGATGCGGAACACATCGACTCGGACCGGCCTTCGCACTACGGTCAACGTCTTGCGAGGGTTGTACGAGACGGGTGAGAACGCGACCGCAACAATGAAAGCAGCTCTGCGTACAGTTTTTGACGAACAAATACCGAGATGGAACTATCGATTCTCGCCAATTAACCGACACTAA